In the genome of Streptomyces sp. NBC_00190, one region contains:
- a CDS encoding M6 family metalloprotease domain-containing protein, with the protein MTTPLRRLRPLAATVVLVSCLAAPTAAAAPGSPPPAARCALPGRTGWTDEGHDTDRTQFQPATGTRRVLTLYVDFPDAPAADSTEPYAAALAPAADWMGRASHGRLRVDNTPLHRWIRMPADSTSYGFARGLTFEAHEKYLRDAITAADPYADFSRYDMVYVVPARTATAIPFSPTYLYDPAGPGITADGTRLKWAVTFGQDMWRWGHKVAAHETAHTFGLPDLYSFTGATHQYVGGWDVMGDIAGHAPQYLGWHSWKLGWTRDDQVACLPGSGRRTVSLTPVERPGGTRIAVLRTGETTAYVAESRRAQGNDATACSAGVLIYKVDSAVRTGEGPVRVMNAPPARTTTPTTGCTPTDLAAYAPGQTFTDPATGVRIDVLAGGRMGDTVRMSRR; encoded by the coding sequence ATGACCACCCCGCTCCGCCGCCTGCGGCCGCTCGCCGCGACCGTCGTTCTCGTCTCCTGCCTGGCCGCCCCCACCGCGGCCGCGGCCCCCGGCTCACCGCCCCCCGCCGCCCGCTGCGCCCTCCCCGGCCGGACCGGCTGGACGGACGAGGGCCACGACACCGACCGGACCCAGTTCCAGCCCGCCACCGGAACCCGCCGCGTCCTGACGCTGTACGTGGACTTCCCCGACGCCCCGGCCGCCGACTCCACCGAGCCGTACGCCGCTGCGCTCGCCCCGGCCGCCGACTGGATGGGCCGCGCGAGCCACGGTCGTCTGCGAGTCGACAACACCCCGCTGCACCGCTGGATCCGGATGCCCGCCGACTCCACCTCCTACGGCTTCGCGCGCGGCCTCACCTTCGAGGCCCACGAGAAGTACCTGCGCGACGCGATCACGGCCGCCGACCCTTACGCGGACTTCTCCCGCTACGACATGGTCTACGTCGTCCCCGCCAGGACGGCGACCGCCATCCCCTTCTCGCCGACCTACCTGTACGACCCGGCGGGCCCCGGCATCACCGCCGACGGCACCCGCCTCAAATGGGCCGTCACCTTCGGACAGGACATGTGGCGCTGGGGCCACAAGGTCGCTGCCCACGAGACCGCCCACACCTTCGGGCTGCCCGACCTGTACTCGTTCACCGGAGCCACCCACCAGTACGTGGGCGGCTGGGACGTCATGGGCGACATCGCGGGCCACGCCCCGCAGTACCTCGGCTGGCACTCCTGGAAGCTCGGCTGGACCCGAGACGACCAGGTGGCCTGCCTGCCCGGCTCCGGCCGCCGTACGGTGTCGCTGACCCCGGTGGAACGTCCCGGCGGAACCAGGATCGCCGTGCTGCGGACCGGTGAGACGACGGCCTACGTGGCGGAGTCACGCCGCGCCCAGGGAAACGACGCGACCGCCTGCTCCGCCGGCGTCCTCATTTACAAGGTCGACTCCGCCGTCCGGACCGGTGAGGGCCCGGTGCGGGTCATGAACGCGCCCCCGGCCCGAACCACGACCCCGACCACCGGCTGCACCCCGACGGACCTGGCCGCGTACGCACCCGGACAGACCTTCACCGATCCCGCGACCGGCGTGCGCATCGACGTCCTCGCGGGCGGACGGATGGGAGACACGGTGCGGATGAGCAGACGGTGA
- a CDS encoding alpha/beta fold hydrolase: MNPAYATVDHLFTVPLDHAAPHGPTIQIFAREVADARRAGGRLPWLLYLQGGPGGKSPRPSAGSPGWLPQALKTHRVLLLDQRGTGRSTPLTARAASRFASPAGLAGHLGHFRADSVVADAELIRRQLCGDEPWETLGQSYGGFITLTYLSRAPDGLRACYVTGGLPGLSATADDVYARTYPRVRDRVLDFYARYPDDAARLREIARLLTATEVRLPDGDRLTPNRLRTLGLALGMGDGFERLHWLLDESLDEEAKPTDTFLHQVMALTGFTDNPLFAVMQETLYGQGAGPTGWAASRALSAFPEFAEDADPLLLTGEMIYPWMFREIRGLRPFAEAAELLAERPDWPPLYDPDRLAANRVPLAAVVYHDDMYVDAGLSLGTAREVGATRVWVTNEWEHDGVTASGGRVLSRLMDLAAGRA; this comes from the coding sequence ATGAACCCTGCGTACGCGACCGTCGACCACCTCTTCACCGTCCCCCTGGACCACGCGGCCCCACACGGTCCCACCATCCAGATCTTCGCCCGCGAGGTCGCCGATGCGCGCCGGGCAGGCGGGCGGCTGCCCTGGCTGCTCTATCTGCAGGGCGGCCCCGGCGGCAAGTCGCCCAGGCCGTCGGCGGGTTCACCGGGCTGGCTGCCCCAGGCCCTGAAGACCCACCGCGTCCTCCTCCTCGATCAGCGCGGCACGGGCCGATCCACCCCCCTCACCGCCCGGGCGGCCTCCCGCTTCGCCTCACCGGCCGGGCTGGCCGGCCATCTCGGCCACTTCCGCGCCGACTCGGTCGTCGCGGACGCCGAACTGATCCGCCGACAGCTGTGCGGCGACGAACCCTGGGAGACCCTCGGCCAGAGCTACGGCGGCTTCATCACCCTCACCTACCTCTCCCGGGCCCCCGACGGACTACGGGCGTGCTACGTGACCGGCGGCCTGCCCGGCCTCTCGGCCACCGCCGACGACGTCTACGCCCGCACCTACCCCCGGGTGCGGGACCGCGTCCTCGACTTCTACGCCCGCTACCCCGACGACGCCGCCCGGCTGCGCGAGATCGCCCGCCTCCTGACCGCCACCGAGGTGCGCCTGCCCGACGGGGACCGGCTCACCCCCAACCGCCTGCGCACGCTCGGCCTCGCCCTCGGCATGGGCGACGGCTTCGAGCGGCTCCACTGGCTTCTCGACGAATCCCTCGACGAGGAGGCGAAGCCGACCGACACGTTCCTGCACCAGGTGATGGCACTGACCGGCTTCACCGACAATCCGCTCTTCGCCGTCATGCAGGAGACCCTGTACGGCCAGGGCGCGGGGCCGACGGGCTGGGCGGCGTCCAGAGCCCTGTCGGCCTTCCCCGAGTTCGCCGAGGACGCCGACCCCCTCCTGCTCACCGGAGAAATGATCTACCCCTGGATGTTCCGCGAGATCCGGGGCCTGCGCCCCTTCGCCGAGGCCGCCGAACTGCTCGCCGAACGCCCCGACTGGCCACCGCTGTACGACCCCGACCGCCTCGCCGCCAACCGGGTCCCGCTCGCCGCGGTCGTCTACCACGACGACATGTACGTGGACGCCGGGCTCTCCCTGGGCACCGCGAGAGAGGTCGGCGCCACCCGGGTGTGGGTCACCAACGAATGGGAGCACGACGGCGTCACCGCCTCCGGCGGCCGCGTGCTCTCCCGCCTGATGGACCTGGCCGCGGGCCGCGCGTAG